A section of the Streptomyces sp. NBC_01591 genome encodes:
- a CDS encoding PP2C family protein-serine/threonine phosphatase produces the protein MPSHLSADRPAPQPPERDAVDALINRTLRLRGDMDAVRRDTVLIDQEDPQTRWQRALCKLAVHHLDDLGTHLGQLREGLSPRAPERLAETSAQGAGRDTAEESPQERYDEPQPGSLIGRVGSAEWNLLTDDVSWSEELFQIFGRSPAAGPLSLDELPSMLLPDDQPLLTALVTDCLVDGKPMDGEFRIMRTDGRMRTLHMMGEPVLDSDGCTASMWAVLRDVSELRRSQQAVRRTHDSLRRREHRAQTEHRMAVELQEAVLPPWRGSLRLPAQGPGALDIAAHYLPSESSSLIGGDWYDALELPDGRTVLTVGDLTGHGVQATSAMAMLLGALRGMAVAGIEPGALMGHLNQLLESSVQSALGSAVCCRVDPATGTLAWAQAGHPAPLLFRDGEGRPLPAPDGVLLGAAPGVAYEQDEVHLLPGDVLVLHTDGLNRHSDRGAGPDALLALAPRLAQARSAQECLWAVVAEFGDTERLDDACVLIARIGA, from the coding sequence ATGCCGTCCCATCTGTCCGCGGACCGCCCCGCCCCACAACCACCCGAGCGCGATGCCGTCGATGCGCTGATCAACCGGACCCTTCGGCTCCGTGGCGATATGGATGCCGTGCGGCGGGACACGGTGCTGATCGACCAGGAAGACCCGCAGACGCGCTGGCAGCGGGCACTCTGCAAACTGGCGGTCCATCATCTCGACGACCTCGGCACGCACCTGGGACAGCTCAGGGAGGGCCTGTCACCCCGGGCCCCCGAACGCCTCGCGGAGACCTCGGCGCAGGGCGCAGGGCGGGACACGGCGGAGGAAAGCCCGCAGGAGCGTTACGACGAGCCGCAGCCGGGATCGCTGATCGGCCGCGTGGGCAGCGCGGAGTGGAATCTGCTCACCGACGACGTCAGCTGGTCCGAGGAGCTGTTCCAGATCTTCGGCAGGTCCCCCGCGGCCGGACCGCTCTCGCTGGACGAGCTCCCATCCATGCTCCTTCCCGATGACCAGCCCCTGCTCACCGCCCTGGTGACGGACTGTCTGGTGGACGGGAAGCCGATGGACGGCGAATTCCGCATCATGCGGACCGACGGCCGGATGCGCACACTCCACATGATGGGCGAGCCCGTCCTCGACTCGGACGGGTGCACCGCCTCCATGTGGGCCGTCCTGCGTGACGTCAGCGAGCTGCGGCGCAGCCAGCAGGCAGTGCGCCGGACCCACGACTCGCTGCGCCGCCGGGAGCACAGGGCTCAGACCGAGCACCGCATGGCGGTCGAGCTCCAGGAGGCCGTACTCCCCCCGTGGCGGGGATCTCTGCGGCTTCCCGCGCAGGGGCCCGGCGCACTGGACATCGCGGCCCACTACCTTCCGTCGGAGTCGAGTTCGCTCATCGGCGGCGACTGGTACGACGCGCTGGAATTGCCGGACGGCAGGACCGTCCTCACGGTCGGTGATCTGACCGGCCACGGTGTCCAGGCCACCTCGGCCATGGCGATGCTGCTGGGCGCGCTGCGTGGAATGGCCGTGGCCGGCATCGAGCCGGGTGCCCTGATGGGCCACCTCAATCAGTTACTGGAGTCCTCCGTTCAATCCGCTCTCGGCAGCGCGGTGTGCTGCCGTGTCGATCCGGCCACCGGCACCCTCGCCTGGGCGCAGGCCGGACACCCCGCTCCGTTGCTGTTCCGCGACGGAGAGGGGCGGCCGCTGCCCGCGCCGGACGGGGTCCTGCTCGGCGCGGCCCCCGGGGTCGCGTACGAGCAGGACGAAGTGCACCTGCTGCCCGGCGACGTGCTGGTACTGCACACCGACGGGCTGAACCGTCACAGCGACCGGGGTGCGGGCCCGGACGCGCTGCTTGCTCTGGCACCACGACTCGCGCAGGCCCGTTCGGCACAGGAGTGCCTGTGGGCCGTCGTCGCGGAGTTCGGCGACACCGAGCGCCTGGACGACGCCTGCGTGCTGATCGCCCGCATCGGGGCGTAG
- a CDS encoding DinB family protein → MTWTAPEVTRVPGSLVADEREMLTGYLAWFRSSLLHKCAGLTGEQLAEQTVAPSNLTLLGLIRHMAKVERVWFRERFAGQAFDPMYDPEKGKDADFEDLDPARAAEDYARLIEECRLADEIVAGASLDDTFVHGGEEYSLRLIHLHMIGEYARHTGHADLVRERVDGVTGW, encoded by the coding sequence ATGACATGGACAGCACCCGAGGTGACGCGCGTACCCGGTTCACTCGTGGCAGATGAGCGGGAGATGCTCACCGGCTATCTCGCATGGTTCCGCAGCTCCCTGCTGCACAAGTGCGCGGGCCTGACCGGGGAACAACTCGCCGAACAGACCGTAGCGCCGTCCAACCTCACTCTTCTGGGACTGATCCGCCACATGGCGAAGGTCGAACGCGTCTGGTTCCGGGAGCGGTTCGCCGGCCAGGCATTCGACCCCATGTACGACCCGGAGAAGGGCAAGGACGCGGACTTCGAGGACCTGGATCCGGCCCGCGCGGCCGAGGACTATGCCCGCCTGATCGAGGAATGCCGGCTCGCGGACGAGATCGTCGCCGGCGCCTCGCTGGACGACACCTTCGTCCATGGCGGCGAGGAGTACTCACTGCGGCTGATCCACCTGCACATGATCGGGGAGTACGCGCGTCACACCGGCCACGCCGACCTGGTGCGCGAGCGCGTCGACGGTGTGACGGGGTGGTGA
- a CDS encoding ATP-dependent Clp protease ATP-binding subunit: MTMSSFGSFGGPDPFAEMLNRFFGMSPASSPPQVQRVPIGRLLTESARELIGRATTRATDDGSRDLDTEHLLWAATQVDPARTLLEQAGADPDELGKRIAEILPGESATPSAKPSLTPAAKRVLLQAYERSQAAGVSYIGPEHILGALLDTQESGASKLLGAYGTDTGRLRREADNAARAEGTPAGGTSDTPTLDQYGRDLTEEAKAGKLDPVVGRAEEIEQTVEVLSRRSKNNPVLIGEPGVGKTAIVEGIAQRIVAGDVPRTLKDKRVIALDLSGLVAGSQYRGQFEERLKNVIDEVSAAADSTILFIDELHTVVGAGASGEGAMDAGNMLKPALARGELHVVGATTIDEYRKHIEKDAALERRFQPVMVPEPTVEETIQILEGLRDSYEAHHQVRFADDALVAAAELSDRYISDRFLPDKAIDLMDQAGARVRLRSLGRSTEVVSREDKLAKLKREKDEAVASEDFEKASGLKPQIAETEAELAGIEERREGVMDVTTADIADVVSRRTGIPVTQLTASEKEKLLKLEDALHSRVVGQDEAVTAIAQAVRRNRAGMGDPNRPVGSFLFLGPTGVGKTELAKALAELLFGDENRMARFDMSEFQEKHTVSRLVGAPPGYVGHEEAGQLTEKVRRQPYSVLLFDEVEKAHPDVFNTLLQVLDDGRLTDAQGRTVGFRHTVVIMTSNIGAQRILAHKGDVSEIRDNLMGDLRGHFPPEFLNRVDETIIFHGLDKDDLGRIVDLMLDGSKRRVRAQGMELEVTEAAKRILVAHGHQPEFGARPLRRAIQTELDNRIASLLLSGEAEPGDTIVADVRDNALVCSIGRSETSAESRAESETAAAE; the protein is encoded by the coding sequence ATGACCATGTCCTCCTTCGGTTCCTTCGGCGGCCCGGACCCGTTCGCGGAAATGCTCAACCGGTTCTTCGGGATGTCCCCGGCGTCCTCACCGCCACAGGTGCAGCGGGTTCCCATCGGGCGGCTGCTGACCGAATCGGCCCGCGAGCTGATAGGCCGGGCGACCACGCGCGCTACCGACGACGGCAGCCGGGACCTGGACACCGAGCATCTGCTGTGGGCCGCCACCCAGGTGGACCCGGCCCGCACCCTGCTCGAACAGGCCGGGGCGGACCCCGACGAGCTGGGCAAGCGGATCGCCGAAATCCTGCCGGGGGAGAGCGCCACCCCGTCCGCGAAGCCGAGCCTGACGCCCGCCGCCAAACGCGTACTGCTCCAGGCCTACGAGCGTTCACAGGCGGCCGGAGTCTCCTACATCGGGCCGGAGCACATCCTCGGCGCGCTGCTGGACACGCAGGAGTCCGGTGCGTCCAAACTGCTCGGCGCATACGGCACGGACACCGGCAGACTGCGGCGCGAGGCGGACAATGCGGCACGGGCCGAGGGCACCCCGGCGGGCGGTACGAGCGACACCCCCACACTCGACCAGTACGGACGCGACCTGACCGAGGAGGCCAAGGCCGGGAAACTCGATCCCGTGGTCGGCCGGGCCGAGGAGATCGAGCAGACCGTGGAGGTCCTCTCACGTCGCTCCAAGAACAACCCCGTACTGATCGGTGAGCCAGGTGTCGGCAAGACCGCGATCGTGGAGGGAATCGCCCAGCGCATCGTGGCCGGAGACGTCCCCCGCACCCTCAAGGACAAGCGGGTGATCGCCCTGGACCTCTCCGGCCTGGTGGCGGGCTCCCAGTACCGCGGCCAGTTCGAGGAACGGCTCAAGAACGTCATCGACGAGGTCAGCGCCGCCGCGGACTCGACGATCCTCTTCATCGACGAGCTGCACACCGTGGTCGGCGCCGGGGCGTCCGGCGAGGGTGCGATGGACGCGGGCAACATGCTCAAACCCGCCCTGGCCCGTGGTGAGTTGCACGTCGTCGGAGCGACGACCATCGACGAGTACCGCAAACACATCGAGAAGGACGCCGCCCTGGAGCGGCGCTTCCAGCCCGTGATGGTGCCCGAACCGACGGTCGAGGAGACCATCCAGATCCTGGAGGGCCTGCGGGACTCCTACGAGGCCCACCACCAGGTCCGCTTCGCCGACGATGCCCTGGTGGCGGCGGCCGAGCTGTCCGACCGCTACATCAGCGACCGCTTCCTGCCGGACAAGGCCATCGACCTCATGGACCAGGCAGGCGCCAGGGTGCGGCTGCGGTCGCTCGGCAGGTCCACCGAAGTCGTCTCCCGGGAGGACAAGCTCGCGAAGCTGAAGCGGGAGAAGGACGAAGCCGTCGCGTCCGAGGACTTCGAGAAGGCGTCGGGGCTGAAACCGCAGATCGCGGAGACCGAGGCCGAACTAGCCGGCATCGAAGAACGACGTGAGGGCGTCATGGACGTCACCACCGCCGACATCGCCGATGTCGTCTCCCGTCGCACCGGCATTCCGGTCACGCAGCTCACCGCCAGCGAGAAGGAGAAGCTCCTCAAGCTGGAGGACGCGCTGCACTCCCGTGTGGTCGGGCAGGACGAGGCGGTCACCGCGATCGCGCAAGCGGTGCGCCGCAACCGGGCCGGAATGGGTGACCCCAACCGCCCCGTCGGCTCCTTCCTCTTTCTCGGGCCCACCGGTGTGGGAAAGACAGAACTAGCCAAGGCACTGGCCGAGTTGCTGTTCGGCGACGAGAACCGCATGGCCCGCTTCGACATGAGCGAGTTCCAGGAGAAGCACACCGTCTCGCGGCTCGTCGGCGCACCACCCGGATACGTGGGCCACGAGGAGGCCGGCCAGCTGACGGAGAAGGTACGCCGCCAGCCGTACAGCGTGCTCCTGTTCGACGAGGTGGAGAAGGCCCACCCGGACGTCTTCAACACACTGCTGCAAGTCCTCGACGACGGACGACTGACCGACGCACAGGGGCGAACGGTGGGCTTCCGCCACACCGTCGTCATCATGACGTCCAACATCGGCGCCCAGCGCATCCTCGCCCACAAGGGCGATGTCTCCGAGATCCGCGACAACCTCATGGGCGACCTGCGGGGCCACTTCCCGCCGGAGTTCCTCAACCGCGTCGACGAGACGATCATCTTCCACGGGCTCGACAAGGACGACCTCGGCCGCATCGTCGACCTCATGCTGGACGGCAGCAAACGCCGCGTGCGGGCCCAGGGCATGGAACTGGAGGTCACTGAGGCAGCAAAGAGAATCCTTGTCGCGCACGGCCACCAGCCGGAGTTCGGGGCCCGCCCGCTGCGCCGCGCGATCCAGACCGAACTCGACAACCGCATCGCTTCCCTGCTGCTGAGCGGCGAAGCGGAGCCGGGCGACACCATCGTCGCCGACGTCAGGGACAACGCTCTGGTCTGCTCGATCGGGCGCTCGGAGACCTCTGCCGAGTCCCGGGCCGAGTCCGAGACGGCCGCAGCCGAGTAG
- the rpmG gene encoding 50S ribosomal protein L33 — MARSEARPVVTLRSTAGTGQSYVTRKSRRNNPDRLVLRKFDPAVGRHVLFREER; from the coding sequence ATGGCCCGCAGTGAGGCCCGCCCTGTTGTGACACTCCGGTCGACGGCCGGAACGGGGCAGAGTTATGTGACCCGTAAGAGTCGTCGCAACAACCCCGACCGGCTGGTGCTGCGCAAGTTCGACCCCGCGGTGGGGCGGCACGTGCTCTTCCGTGAGGAGCGCTGA
- a CDS encoding DUF4389 domain-containing protein, which yields MADAQWSPGPRAWVAAEWLPVLDIIEPPRQRRLTVLVRLLLLIPHFIVLFLLHIAAVVTVIVGWFAALFLGRLPEPVFRFLAGYLGYQVRVGASSMLLVDRYPPFALDPPPDYPVQIEVRPTALNRLAVFFRLILMIPAAVVQSLAVSGWWAVAIIWWLITLILGRMPGPLFEATAAVLRYAMRFAAYAMMLTPAYPKGFFGEDDLSVPQQQTRSATRPLVMSGAGKGLLVLFLVLGVATSITTSTTTTWSTEPTDGM from the coding sequence ATGGCCGACGCCCAGTGGAGTCCGGGCCCGCGGGCATGGGTCGCCGCCGAGTGGCTGCCCGTGCTGGACATCATCGAGCCGCCACGACAGCGCCGGCTCACCGTGCTGGTGCGGCTGCTCCTGCTGATCCCGCACTTCATCGTGCTGTTCTTGCTGCACATCGCGGCCGTGGTGACCGTCATCGTGGGCTGGTTCGCCGCGCTGTTCCTGGGACGGCTGCCCGAACCGGTCTTCCGCTTCCTGGCCGGATACCTCGGCTATCAGGTACGGGTCGGCGCGAGCAGCATGCTGCTCGTGGACCGCTACCCGCCGTTCGCCCTCGACCCGCCGCCGGACTACCCGGTCCAGATCGAAGTCCGGCCCACCGCACTCAACCGCCTGGCCGTCTTCTTCCGCCTGATCCTGATGATTCCGGCCGCCGTCGTACAGAGTCTCGCCGTGTCCGGCTGGTGGGCGGTGGCGATCATCTGGTGGCTGATCACCCTGATCCTGGGACGTATGCCCGGCCCCCTCTTCGAGGCCACGGCCGCCGTTCTCCGCTACGCAATGCGCTTCGCCGCCTACGCCATGATGCTCACCCCGGCCTACCCCAAGGGTTTCTTCGGCGAGGACGACCTCTCCGTACCGCAGCAGCAGACACGTTCCGCCACCCGGCCCCTCGTCATGAGCGGCGCGGGGAAGGGACTGCTCGTCCTGTTCCTGGTGCTCGGGGTGGCCACCTCCATCACCACCTCCACCACGACCACCTGGTCGACCGAGCCCACCGACGGCATGTGA
- a CDS encoding tyrosine-protein phosphatase, producing MTRHIAFERLHNFRDVGGYRGESGRPVRRGRLYRSDSLGKLRGEDWDRFQALGIGTVIDLRYDWEIAAKGRVPEAPGLRYHHLSIEHRPYDQAALGPEVETGRFLADRYAEVAHDGVVELRRALEVIAAEDSGPVVFHCASGKDRTGLLAALVLSLLGVVEDDIVADFALTGLATERLLADWRADHAGQEPVWPGYGRAPADVMRFFLADLAATHGSVHAYATEFLGASKELVEALRGNLLEPTG from the coding sequence GTGACCAGGCATATAGCGTTCGAGCGACTGCACAACTTCCGCGACGTCGGAGGCTATCGGGGGGAGAGCGGCCGGCCGGTCCGCCGGGGCCGGCTCTACCGGTCCGATTCGCTGGGCAAACTGCGCGGCGAGGACTGGGACCGCTTCCAGGCCCTCGGGATCGGCACGGTCATCGACCTGAGGTACGACTGGGAGATCGCTGCCAAGGGGCGAGTGCCCGAGGCGCCGGGACTGCGCTACCACCACCTCAGCATCGAGCACCGGCCCTACGACCAGGCCGCACTGGGCCCGGAGGTGGAGACCGGACGCTTCCTGGCCGACCGGTACGCCGAGGTCGCCCACGACGGAGTCGTCGAACTCCGCCGCGCCCTGGAGGTGATCGCCGCCGAGGACAGCGGGCCCGTCGTCTTCCACTGCGCGTCGGGCAAGGACCGGACCGGGCTGCTCGCTGCACTCGTCCTGTCCCTGCTGGGCGTGGTCGAGGACGACATCGTCGCCGACTTCGCCCTCACCGGACTCGCCACCGAACGGCTCCTGGCCGACTGGCGGGCGGACCACGCCGGTCAGGAACCGGTCTGGCCCGGATACGGCAGAGCGCCCGCCGACGTAATGCGGTTCTTCCTGGCGGATCTGGCCGCGACTCACGGCTCCGTCCACGCCTATGCCACCGAATTCCTCGGCGCGAGCAAGGAATTGGTGGAGGCACTGCGCGGCAACCTCCTCGAACCCACTGGCTGA